The stretch of DNA CGTATTCAAAGGAGTGGCTGCGGTCCTCTTCGTCGCGCCGTTGGCCTTGCCGTCCGCGGTTCTCCCGGCGGAGGCTGTAAGGCTTATCTGCGGCGTGGCGGCGGTCGCGGGCCATGTTTGGACTCCGTACGCCGGCTTCCGCGGTGGGAAGGGGGTGGGCACCGGTTTCGGAGCGATGATTGCGATCGCACCCTTGCCTACGGCGATGGCCTCCATCGTCTGGATCTGGGTTGTTCTGCTGACCGGCTACGTTTCGCTGGCAAGCATGCTCGGGGCTGCCTCGGTTCC from candidate division KSB1 bacterium encodes:
- the plsY gene encoding glycerol-3-phosphate 1-O-acyltransferase PlsY: MLRILFAAVLSYLMGGFPTAIVVGKLFRGIDIRQYGSGNAGATNAFRVLGWKLALPVVLIDVFKGVAAVLFVAPLALPSAVLPAEAVRLICGVAAVAGHVWTPYAGFRGGKGVGTGFGAMIAIAPLPTAMASIVWIWVVLLTGYVSLASMLGAASVP